In Halorientalis sp. LT38, a genomic segment contains:
- a CDS encoding CocE/NonD family hydrolase has product MGADRNDDGRGTGTGRATRRRFIGATGAALTALSAGVGTATASFGSGISTTDYTIESWDGTELEATLYTPDANEPQPAVLMTHGWGAFRESPLTVPKAKNHAKNGYNVLTYDSRGFGSSEGTVGLDGPNEIKDAQRMIDWLANRPEVALDGTDDPRVGMDGVSYAGGIQLSAAAADDRIDAVVPRITWNDLQYSLAPNGVIKIGWLSILLGLGGISTSLVGPDTEIDPRLYDWYEEALRTNELPEGILELNEDRSFPFFEGYDTPTFLVQGWDDSLFKPLESVRTYRALQDSGVDSRIAFYEGGHAPEEITVPLDQREYMNGLAADWLDRHVRGEDADVAQSTTYLKQREEFRTEDQFPPADTEPVAYELADASADGDDRIERWSFWYDSQVTYTWRVDETAEWFGTPQIDLSVDVEGPEARLFVNLLYQGEPINGIGEAYRIEGSGVSRPSFEFPTFQRFVSAGDEFGIQIEVSSPYYLDSRESEGVTVRPGESRVHVPQRSAETR; this is encoded by the coding sequence ATGGGAGCAGATCGCAACGACGACGGGAGAGGGACAGGAACGGGACGCGCGACTCGCAGGCGATTCATCGGCGCGACGGGGGCGGCGCTGACGGCGCTGTCGGCCGGCGTGGGGACGGCGACCGCCTCGTTCGGGTCGGGCATCTCGACGACCGACTACACCATCGAGTCCTGGGACGGAACCGAACTGGAGGCGACGCTCTACACCCCGGACGCGAACGAGCCACAGCCGGCGGTGCTGATGACTCACGGCTGGGGCGCGTTCCGGGAGTCGCCGCTGACCGTGCCGAAGGCGAAGAACCACGCCAAGAACGGCTACAACGTCCTGACCTACGACTCACGCGGGTTCGGGAGCTCCGAGGGGACAGTCGGCCTCGACGGCCCGAACGAGATCAAGGACGCCCAGCGGATGATCGACTGGCTGGCGAACCGGCCGGAGGTGGCCCTGGACGGGACGGACGATCCCCGCGTGGGGATGGACGGCGTCTCCTACGCCGGCGGCATCCAGCTCTCGGCGGCGGCGGCCGACGACCGGATCGACGCCGTGGTGCCGCGGATCACCTGGAACGACCTGCAGTACTCGCTTGCGCCCAACGGCGTCATCAAGATCGGCTGGCTGTCGATCCTGCTGGGCCTCGGAGGCATCAGCACCAGCCTCGTCGGGCCGGACACGGAGATCGATCCGCGGCTGTACGACTGGTACGAGGAGGCGTTGCGGACCAACGAGCTACCGGAAGGAATCCTCGAACTCAACGAGGATCGGTCCTTCCCGTTCTTCGAGGGCTACGACACGCCGACGTTCCTCGTGCAGGGCTGGGACGACTCGCTGTTCAAGCCCCTCGAGTCCGTCCGGACCTACCGCGCGCTACAGGACAGCGGCGTCGACTCCCGGATCGCCTTCTACGAGGGCGGCCACGCCCCCGAGGAGATCACGGTCCCGCTCGACCAGCGCGAGTACATGAACGGCCTCGCCGCCGACTGGCTCGACCGGCACGTCCGCGGCGAAGACGCGGACGTCGCCCAGTCCACGACCTACCTCAAACAGCGCGAGGAGTTCCGGACCGAGGACCAGTTCCCGCCGGCCGACACCGAGCCGGTGGCCTACGAACTCGCCGACGCGAGCGCCGACGGCGACGACCGCATCGAACGCTGGAGCTTCTGGTACGACTCGCAGGTCACCTACACCTGGCGCGTCGACGAGACGGCCGAGTGGTTCGGGACGCCGCAGATCGACCTCTCGGTCGACGTCGAGGGGCCCGAGGCCCGCCTCTTCGTCAACCTCCTCTACCAGGGGGAGCCGATCAATGGCATCGGCGAGGCCTACCGCATCGAGGGCTCGGGCGTCAGCCGGCCGAGCTTCGAGTTCCCGACCTTCCAGCGGTTCGTCTCGGCGGGCGACGAGTTCGGCATCCAGATCGAGGTGTCCAGCCCCTACTACCTCGACTCGCGCGAATCGGAGGGGGTCACGGTCCGACCGGGCGAGTCGCGGGTTCACGTCCCCCAGCGATCGGCCGAGACCCGCTAA
- a CDS encoding two-component system sensor histidine kinase NtrB, with amino-acid sequence MTPEDTSPAILVVDTVDAALAVRRHLPDEAAVEQVAAASAVRDAVADGPTFDCVVVTGTDPDGEWRRVPDAVAVLQPTVPVVLATPSGGERLAAAAVEADVVAYAPLDSESGSAPDLAAAVDDAIRAGRSPAGGRPTVDDYRTLVENAGDPMYVLDAAGRLVLCNEAMAARVGEDVAEIVGSDVGRFTTPESVAAADEALAGLLSNGASHATVEIELLTAADDSVPCEVSLAPVRDADGRFAGSVGVVRDIGDRKRREEALERQNERLERFAGVVSHDLRNPMEVARGRLELARETGADHHFDRVAGALDRMETIVDDLLALASQGIAVRETEPVSLDRIAREAWALVDTGDAVLTVTTDHRVSADPSRLQQLFENLFRNSVEHGSPTDGSEFVASETPVSVRVGLVYRGEGVPDGFYVADDGPGIPADRRESVFEYGTSGTDEGTGLGLAIVKDVVDAHGWRIRVADGQWPGERTRVDEPTRRSDGSGAPAGADDPTGTGARFEITGVSVCD; translated from the coding sequence GTGACGCCCGAGGACACTTCCCCCGCGATACTCGTCGTAGACACCGTCGACGCCGCCCTCGCGGTCCGCCGGCACCTCCCGGACGAGGCCGCGGTGGAACAGGTAGCCGCGGCGTCGGCCGTCCGCGACGCGGTGGCCGACGGCCCCACCTTCGACTGCGTCGTGGTGACCGGCACAGACCCCGACGGGGAGTGGCGTCGGGTCCCCGACGCCGTCGCCGTCCTCCAGCCGACGGTCCCCGTCGTCCTGGCCACGCCGTCGGGAGGCGAGCGACTGGCTGCCGCGGCCGTCGAGGCGGACGTGGTGGCGTACGCGCCCCTCGACAGCGAATCGGGGTCGGCCCCCGATCTCGCCGCGGCCGTCGACGACGCGATCCGGGCGGGGCGCTCGCCGGCGGGCGGCCGGCCCACGGTCGACGACTACCGGACGCTCGTCGAGAACGCGGGCGATCCGATGTACGTGCTGGACGCCGCGGGCCGGTTGGTCCTCTGCAACGAGGCGATGGCCGCGCGGGTGGGCGAGGACGTCGCCGAGATCGTCGGGAGCGACGTCGGGCGGTTCACGACGCCCGAGTCGGTGGCCGCCGCCGACGAGGCGCTGGCCGGCCTGCTCTCGAACGGGGCGTCCCACGCCACCGTCGAGATCGAACTGCTGACGGCGGCCGACGACTCGGTCCCCTGCGAGGTGTCGCTGGCGCCCGTCCGCGACGCCGACGGCCGGTTCGCCGGGTCGGTCGGCGTCGTCCGCGACATCGGCGACCGAAAGCGCCGGGAAGAGGCCCTGGAGCGACAGAACGAGCGCCTGGAGCGATTCGCCGGCGTCGTCTCCCACGACCTGCGCAACCCGATGGAGGTCGCCCGCGGGCGGCTCGAACTCGCCCGCGAGACCGGCGCGGACCACCACTTCGACCGGGTAGCGGGCGCCCTCGACCGCATGGAGACCATCGTCGACGACCTGCTCGCGCTGGCCAGCCAGGGCATCGCCGTCCGGGAGACGGAACCCGTCTCGCTCGACCGGATCGCCCGCGAGGCCTGGGCGCTCGTCGACACCGGCGACGCCGTCCTCACCGTCACGACGGACCACCGGGTCAGCGCCGACCCGAGCCGCCTCCAGCAGCTCTTCGAGAACCTCTTCCGTAATTCGGTCGAGCACGGCTCGCCGACCGACGGGTCCGAATTCGTCGCGTCGGAGACGCCCGTCTCGGTCCGCGTCGGCCTCGTCTACCGCGGCGAGGGCGTCCCCGACGGCTTCTACGTCGCCGACGACGGCCCCGGCATCCCGGCCGACCGGCGCGAGTCCGTCTTCGAGTACGGGACCTCCGGCACCGACGAGGGAACCGGCCTCGGGCTCGCCATCGTCAAGGACGTCGTCGACGCCCACGGCTGGCGGATCCGCGTCGCCGACGGCCAGTGGCCCGGGGAACGCACGCGGGTGGACGAACCCACCCGCCGGTCCGACGGCAGCGGCGCCCCGGCCGGGGCCGACGATCCGACCGGCACCGGCGCCCGCTTCGAGATCACCGGCGTCTCGGTGTGCGACTAG
- a CDS encoding DUF7331 family protein has product MAEPAERSELDRTDKYGEFETEAGDLIVYDRDGDAAWIQSDTFQSLEQ; this is encoded by the coding sequence ATGGCAGAACCAGCAGAACGGAGCGAGCTCGATCGGACGGACAAATACGGAGAATTCGAGACCGAAGCGGGCGACCTGATCGTCTACGACCGCGACGGCGACGCGGCGTGGATCCAGTCCGACACGTTCCAGTCGCTCGAGCAGTAA
- a CDS encoding DsbA family oxidoreductase, whose product MSDATDPERITVFSDYVCPFCYLGRHSLAQYQDGRDAELAIDWHPYDLRAGKRNPDGSIDHDVDDGKDEDYYEQARENVRRLQDEYDVEMDLELSRDIDSLNAQLASVRVREEYDYEQWLEFDWAIFEALWTEGRDIGDPDVLADLADETGIDPELVRDAVADDDLRERVRELFDEAREQGITGVPTFAYDGYAARGAVPPEQLRRLVEGV is encoded by the coding sequence ATGAGCGACGCCACGGACCCCGAACGGATCACGGTGTTTTCGGACTACGTCTGCCCGTTCTGTTACCTGGGCCGGCACTCGCTGGCGCAGTACCAGGACGGACGCGACGCGGAACTGGCCATCGACTGGCACCCCTACGACCTCCGAGCAGGGAAGCGCAACCCGGACGGGAGCATCGACCACGACGTCGACGACGGGAAGGACGAGGACTACTACGAACAGGCCCGCGAGAACGTCCGCCGCCTGCAGGACGAGTACGACGTGGAGATGGATCTCGAACTCTCCCGCGATATCGACTCGCTGAACGCCCAACTGGCCTCCGTTCGCGTCCGCGAGGAGTACGACTACGAGCAGTGGCTCGAGTTCGACTGGGCGATCTTCGAGGCGCTCTGGACCGAGGGTCGGGACATCGGCGACCCGGACGTACTGGCCGACCTCGCCGACGAGACCGGGATCGACCCCGAGCTGGTCCGTGACGCGGTGGCCGACGACGACCTGCGCGAGCGGGTTCGAGAGTTGTTCGACGAGGCCAGAGAACAGGGGATCACGGGCGTGCCGACCTTCGCGTACGACGGCTATGCGGCCCGCGGTGCGGTGCCGCCGGAGCAGTTACGACGGCTGGTCGAGGGCGTCTGA
- the thiD gene encoding bifunctional hydroxymethylpyrimidine kinase/phosphomethylpyrimidine kinase, with product MRRRAAPDARPVALTVAGSDSGGGAGIQADLKTMTACGVFGTSAITSVTAQNTRGVEGSHLLPTTEIEAQIDAVLDDFDVMAVKTGMLATADVIETVCEYAPDLPNLVVDPVMVATSGDRLLEPDAEAAYEDLLAHATLVTPNADEAAVLTGIEQESEADMRAAGEELVETGATAALIKGGHVSEAGTDAAGGEDEVVDVLVTAERVETFRHPRVDTDATHGSGCTLSSAIAAHLARDADLQSAVAAGVDLLARAVRYPLDVGQGPGSVHHAVELRDRAARDPTAERVAEAVERLVARDVSPLVPAVGMNVAGATPYAERPDEVAAVEGKITRTRSGVSPNRGVRFGVSSRVADRLVAVREADPDRRFAVNCRYDDAVAAALSELDGSVAETDDSRQRAVREAVERPDGRPIAVVNPGGEGVVPTATLLADDADRLVERTVSVLETIERDR from the coding sequence ATGAGACGACGCGCAGCACCCGACGCCCGGCCGGTCGCGCTGACCGTCGCCGGCAGCGACTCCGGCGGCGGCGCGGGCATCCAGGCCGACCTCAAGACGATGACGGCCTGCGGCGTCTTCGGCACCAGCGCGATCACCAGCGTCACCGCCCAGAACACCCGCGGCGTCGAGGGCAGCCATCTGTTGCCTACGACGGAAATCGAGGCACAGATCGACGCCGTCCTCGACGACTTCGACGTGATGGCGGTCAAGACCGGGATGCTGGCGACCGCGGACGTGATCGAGACGGTGTGCGAGTACGCGCCCGACCTGCCGAACCTCGTCGTCGATCCCGTCATGGTCGCGACCTCGGGCGACCGCCTGCTCGAACCCGACGCCGAAGCGGCCTACGAGGACCTGCTCGCCCACGCGACGCTCGTGACCCCGAACGCGGACGAGGCCGCCGTCCTGACGGGAATCGAGCAGGAGAGCGAAGCCGACATGCGCGCCGCCGGCGAGGAACTGGTCGAGACGGGCGCGACGGCGGCGCTGATCAAGGGCGGGCACGTCTCCGAGGCCGGCACCGACGCCGCCGGCGGCGAGGACGAGGTGGTGGACGTGCTGGTCACGGCCGAGCGCGTCGAGACGTTCCGTCACCCCAGGGTCGACACCGACGCGACCCACGGCTCCGGCTGTACCCTCTCGAGCGCCATCGCGGCACATCTCGCCCGCGACGCCGACCTCCAGTCCGCGGTCGCGGCGGGCGTCGACCTGCTCGCCCGGGCCGTCCGCTACCCGCTCGACGTCGGGCAGGGGCCGGGGAGCGTCCACCACGCCGTCGAACTGCGCGACCGGGCCGCGCGGGACCCGACGGCCGAACGCGTCGCCGAGGCGGTCGAGCGACTCGTCGCCCGCGACGTCTCACCGCTGGTCCCCGCGGTCGGGATGAACGTCGCCGGCGCGACGCCGTACGCCGAACGCCCCGACGAGGTCGCTGCCGTCGAGGGCAAGATCACTCGCACGCGCTCGGGGGTCAGTCCGAACCGGGGCGTCAGGTTCGGGGTCTCGAGTCGCGTGGCCGACCGGCTGGTGGCCGTCCGGGAGGCCGACCCCGACCGCCGCTTCGCCGTGAACTGCCGGTACGACGACGCGGTCGCGGCGGCCCTCTCCGAACTAGACGGGTCGGTCGCGGAGACGGACGACTCGCGACAGCGGGCGGTCAGGGAAGCCGTCGAGCGCCCCGACGGACGGCCCATCGCCGTCGTGAATCCCGGCGGCGAGGGCGTCGTCCCGACGGCGACGCTGCTGGCCGACGACGCCGACCGACTCGTCGAACGAACTGTCAGCGTTCTCGAGACGATAGAACGGGACCGCTGA
- a CDS encoding alpha/beta fold hydrolase yields MTGERGDSRERGIERRGFLRSTGAATAALALGVGTATAQQSGSGITSTDRTIDSWDGTPLATTFFTPAESGPNPTVLMTHGWGSSRGNVAGDAERYAANGYNVLTYDSRGFGDSSGTVGLNGPKEVRDAQHLIDWLANRREVALDGPGNPRLGMDGRSYAGGIQLNLAAADDRVDALVPRIGWSDLVYSLAPNGVVKSGWIAALLGLGEVATWDLDPDSNVRPDAFDWFKEALKTNEQPPDAVEDGKKRSLLYNADEFATPTLQIQGWDDTLFKPIEATWADRLMQEKGVESRLAFYAGGHSLSAGGVAGTSGGYLDGLALDWLDRHVRGADTDVPRLTWYEKQSGEWGTSDAFPLPEAEPVTYDFGAATLSGTERLEKWSFFADTEATYTWTVDRDVEIAGTPRFDLTVDVGGETAHLFFELQHDGEKINVGEAYRVEGTGRHRIEFEFSTLQRYLSKGDELGLRIYISDLLYLDADEADGVTVDPAASQIKVPQRPR; encoded by the coding sequence ATGACAGGGGAGAGAGGCGATTCACGGGAGCGAGGTATCGAACGACGGGGGTTCCTGCGGTCGACCGGGGCGGCGACGGCGGCGCTCGCGCTCGGCGTCGGCACCGCGACGGCCCAGCAGTCGGGGTCGGGGATCACGTCGACCGACCGGACGATCGACTCGTGGGACGGGACGCCGCTCGCGACGACCTTTTTCACACCGGCCGAAAGCGGCCCGAATCCCACAGTGTTGATGACCCACGGCTGGGGGAGCAGTCGGGGCAACGTCGCCGGCGACGCCGAGCGCTACGCCGCGAACGGCTACAACGTCCTGACGTACGACTCGCGAGGTTTCGGCGACTCCAGCGGCACGGTCGGCCTCAATGGACCGAAAGAGGTCAGGGACGCCCAGCACCTGATCGACTGGCTGGCGAACCGCCGGGAGGTCGCCCTCGACGGACCGGGCAATCCCCGACTCGGTATGGACGGGCGATCCTACGCGGGCGGCATCCAGCTGAACCTCGCGGCCGCGGACGACCGCGTCGACGCGCTCGTCCCGCGGATCGGCTGGAGCGACCTGGTCTACTCGCTGGCACCGAACGGCGTCGTCAAGAGCGGCTGGATCGCCGCCCTGCTGGGCCTCGGCGAGGTCGCGACGTGGGACCTCGATCCGGACTCGAACGTCCGGCCGGACGCCTTCGACTGGTTCAAGGAGGCGCTGAAGACCAACGAACAGCCCCCGGACGCAGTCGAGGACGGGAAGAAGCGGTCGCTGCTGTACAACGCCGACGAGTTCGCGACGCCGACCCTGCAGATACAGGGGTGGGACGACACGCTGTTCAAGCCCATCGAGGCCACCTGGGCGGACCGGCTCATGCAGGAGAAGGGAGTCGAGTCGCGGCTGGCCTTCTACGCCGGCGGCCACTCGCTCAGCGCCGGCGGGGTCGCCGGCACGTCCGGCGGCTACCTGGACGGGCTGGCCCTCGACTGGCTCGATCGCCACGTCCGCGGCGCTGACACCGACGTCCCCAGGCTCACGTGGTACGAGAAACAGTCCGGCGAGTGGGGGACGAGCGACGCGTTCCCGCTGCCAGAGGCCGAGCCGGTGACCTACGACTTCGGCGCAGCCACCCTTTCGGGGACCGAGCGCCTCGAGAAGTGGAGTTTCTTCGCCGACACCGAGGCCACCTACACCTGGACGGTCGACCGCGACGTCGAGATCGCCGGTACGCCCCGGTTCGATCTGACTGTCGACGTCGGCGGCGAGACGGCCCACCTGTTCTTCGAACTCCAGCACGACGGGGAGAAGATCAACGTGGGCGAGGCCTATCGCGTCGAGGGGACGGGCCGACACCGGATCGAGTTCGAGTTCTCGACGCTCCAGCGGTACCTCTCGAAGGGCGACGAACTCGGTCTCAGAATCTACATCTCCGACCTGCTCTACCTCGACGCGGACGAGGCCGACGGCGTGACCGTCGACCCCGCCGCCTCGCAGATTAAGGTCCCACAGCGCCCGCGATAG
- the mutS gene encoding DNA mismatch repair protein MutS, with protein MTEATGIVGEFLALKEGTDADLLAMQCGDFYEFFDEDAEIVADELDLTVSQKSSHGSSYPMAGVPVDDLTPYLTALVERGYRVAVADQHETADGHEREITRIVTPGTLVETTDADAQYLATIVREGDGYGVAAADLTTGQFLVTSVDGEDAAAALLTELYKFDPAEVLPGPDVRNDEQILDRIRDRTTATLTLHAADAFAPGRARHTVREQFGSDTLESVGIADDGAAIRAAGAVLHYVETTGQGALASVTRLQTYDGGDHVELDATTQRNLELTETMQGDRSGSLFDTIDHTVTSAGGRLLSQWLVRPRRSRAELQRRQSAVAALAEAAMAREELREILDGAYDLERLASRAAAGSADAGDLLRVAETLALLPEAAAAIDRTDRLAESPLAEVVTDEDRETAAELAAELDEALADDPPTTVTQGGLFRRGYDDDLDEIIERHESAKEWIETLDDREKENHGITHLQVDRNKTDGYYIQVGKSEADEVPGEYDAIKTLKNSERFTIPELEEKEREILRLEERRGDLEYELFQELRDRVAARATLLQDAGRALAELDALASLATHAVRNDWTRPELLADQSLDVRQGRHPVVEQTTSFVPNDLTMDDDRRFLIVTGPNMSGKSTYMRQAALITLLAQVGSFVPAESARVGLVDGIYTRVGALDELAQGRSTFMVEMQELSNILHSATDESLVILDEVGRGTATYDGISIAWAATEYIVNRIQSKTLFATHYHELTALGDELPTVENVHVAADEADGDVTFLRTVRDGATDRSYGIHVADLAGVPEPVVDRSRDVLDRLRADEAIEIKGSGTGGGTKQAVFDLDSGEFVSSGQKAGQQEVKADGSSARVDERPAGPDLDPEMEAVLDELQDLDVSEVPPVELMARVQEWQQRLDEE; from the coding sequence ATGACCGAGGCGACGGGCATCGTCGGGGAGTTCCTCGCCCTGAAGGAGGGGACCGACGCGGATCTGTTGGCCATGCAGTGTGGCGACTTCTACGAGTTCTTCGACGAGGACGCCGAGATCGTCGCCGACGAACTCGACCTGACGGTGTCCCAGAAGTCCTCGCACGGCTCGTCGTACCCGATGGCGGGCGTGCCCGTCGACGACCTGACGCCCTACCTCACCGCGCTGGTCGAACGCGGCTACCGCGTGGCCGTCGCCGACCAGCACGAGACCGCCGACGGCCACGAGCGCGAGATCACCCGCATCGTGACACCGGGGACGCTCGTCGAGACGACCGACGCCGACGCCCAGTACCTCGCGACGATCGTGCGCGAGGGCGACGGCTACGGCGTCGCCGCCGCCGACCTGACGACCGGGCAGTTCCTCGTGACCAGCGTCGACGGCGAGGACGCCGCAGCGGCGCTTTTGACGGAGCTGTACAAGTTCGACCCCGCAGAGGTGCTGCCCGGGCCGGACGTGCGCAACGACGAGCAAATCCTCGACCGGATCCGCGACCGGACGACGGCGACGCTGACGCTGCACGCCGCCGACGCCTTCGCACCGGGCCGGGCGCGCCACACCGTCCGCGAGCAGTTTGGGTCCGACACGCTGGAGAGCGTCGGCATCGCCGACGACGGGGCGGCGATCCGCGCCGCGGGGGCGGTCCTGCACTACGTCGAGACCACGGGGCAGGGAGCGCTGGCGTCGGTGACGCGCCTGCAGACCTACGACGGGGGCGACCACGTCGAACTCGACGCGACGACCCAGCGCAACCTCGAACTCACCGAGACGATGCAGGGCGACCGCTCAGGCTCGCTGTTCGACACGATCGATCACACCGTCACGAGCGCCGGCGGCCGCCTGCTGAGCCAGTGGCTCGTCCGCCCCCGCCGGTCGCGAGCCGAACTCCAGCGCCGCCAGTCCGCGGTGGCCGCGCTCGCCGAGGCCGCGATGGCCCGCGAGGAACTCCGGGAGATCCTCGACGGCGCGTACGACCTCGAACGACTCGCCAGCCGGGCGGCCGCCGGCAGCGCCGACGCGGGCGACCTGCTCCGGGTCGCCGAGACGCTCGCCCTGCTGCCCGAGGCCGCCGCCGCAATCGACCGGACCGACCGCCTGGCCGAGTCGCCACTCGCCGAGGTCGTCACCGACGAGGACCGCGAGACCGCCGCCGAACTGGCCGCCGAACTCGACGAGGCGCTGGCGGACGATCCGCCGACCACCGTGACACAGGGCGGCCTCTTCAGGCGAGGGTACGACGACGATCTCGACGAGATCATCGAGCGCCACGAGTCGGCGAAAGAGTGGATCGAGACGCTGGACGACCGCGAGAAGGAGAACCATGGAATCACGCACCTGCAGGTCGACCGGAACAAGACGGACGGGTACTACATCCAGGTCGGCAAGAGCGAGGCCGACGAGGTGCCCGGCGAGTACGACGCGATCAAGACGCTGAAGAACTCGGAGCGGTTCACCATCCCGGAACTCGAGGAGAAAGAGCGGGAGATCCTCCGGCTGGAGGAACGGCGGGGCGACCTTGAGTACGAACTGTTCCAGGAGCTCAGAGACCGGGTGGCCGCGCGGGCGACGCTCCTGCAGGACGCCGGCCGGGCGCTGGCGGAACTCGACGCGCTGGCGAGTCTGGCGACCCACGCGGTCCGCAACGACTGGACGCGCCCGGAACTCCTCGCGGACCAGTCGCTCGACGTCCGGCAGGGTCGCCACCCCGTCGTCGAGCAGACCACTTCCTTCGTCCCGAACGACCTGACGATGGACGACGACCGGCGCTTCCTGATCGTCACCGGCCCCAACATGAGCGGGAAGTCGACGTACATGCGCCAGGCGGCACTGATCACGCTGCTGGCGCAGGTCGGCAGTTTCGTCCCCGCCGAATCGGCCCGCGTGGGGCTGGTCGACGGTATCTACACCCGCGTCGGCGCACTGGACGAACTCGCACAGGGGCGCTCGACGTTCATGGTCGAGATGCAGGAGCTCAGTAACATCCTCCACTCGGCGACCGACGAGTCGCTCGTGATTCTGGACGAGGTGGGGCGGGGGACCGCTACCTACGACGGCATCTCCATCGCCTGGGCGGCGACGGAGTACATCGTCAACCGGATCCAGTCGAAGACCCTGTTCGCGACCCACTACCACGAACTCACGGCGCTAGGGGACGAACTGCCGACCGTGGAGAACGTCCACGTCGCTGCGGACGAAGCGGACGGTGACGTCACCTTCCTGCGGACGGTCCGGGACGGGGCGACGGACCGCTCCTACGGGATTCACGTCGCCGATCTCGCGGGCGTCCCCGAGCCCGTCGTGGACCGCTCGCGAGACGTGCTCGACCGCCTCCGCGCGGACGAAGCGATCGAGATCAAGGGCAGTGGCACGGGCGGCGGAACGAAGCAAGCCGTGTTCGACCTCGATTCCGGTGAGTTCGTGAGTAGTGGACAGAAGGCTGGTCAGCAGGAAGTCAAGGCTGACGGCAGTTCCGCACGGGTCGACGAGCGACCCGCGGGTCCCGACCTCGACCCGGAGATGGAAGCCGTGCTCGACGAACTACAGGATCTCGACGTGAGCGAGGTGCCACCCGTCGAGTTGATGGCGAGAGTCCAGGAGTGGCAGCAGCGCCTGGACGAGGAGTGA